The following proteins are co-located in the Leuconostoc mesenteroides subsp. mesenteroides ATCC 8293 genome:
- a CDS encoding fluoride efflux transporter FluC: protein MNFFNSYLYFCLAAGLGAVIRYLVISFMPRITNFFTGVFYVNIIGAFLMGVLSVNMNSNVWHIIIGTGFIGGLTTFSTMMTQGEQFNSFKRSMVYFALTLVLGIFLFIVAIHIHV from the coding sequence GTGAATTTTTTTAACTCTTATTTGTATTTCTGTTTAGCTGCTGGGCTAGGTGCTGTTATTCGATATCTAGTTATAAGTTTTATGCCAAGGATTACAAATTTTTTCACAGGTGTTTTTTATGTTAATATTATTGGTGCTTTTTTGATGGGTGTATTATCAGTTAATATGAACAGCAACGTCTGGCATATTATTATTGGAACGGGTTTTATTGGCGGCTTGACGACATTCAGCACCATGATGACACAGGGAGAGCAGTTTAATAGTTTTAAACGGAGTATGGTATATTTTGCATTGACATTAGTCTTAGGAATTTTTTTATTTATTGTAGCTATACACATACACGTTTAA
- a CDS encoding ClC family H(+)/Cl(-) exchange transporter — MFKKRIRLNTSKLSVVLYGTLIGFLTGIVVSVFRWTIEKLLQFVQTLYLDISHGNIALIFLVITANLICFLIVSWMLNKEPNISGSGIPQVEGLLLGELKINWWSTLWRKFISGILAIGSGLMLGREGPSIQLGASIGQGVASYKRLSHNQSKGLIASGAAAGLSSAFNAPLAGVMFVLEEVYHSISPFVWVGALTGASVSDFVSTVLFGQTPVLSIGHLSVFPVQLYGLLLVFGIILGLFGFLYQKFLLFSLNCYSKIRVPKYLYGIVPFILVIPIGILWPNLLGGGNNLILSLKEAPMTMKMIIVILLVRFVFSMISYGSGLPGGIFLPILTLGALSGALMAHIFVYLHLMSANYALNFIVIGMAGYFACIGKAPFTAIILIFEMVGSVTHILPLALVSLVAYLVVDLLNGAPIYESLLERLLKRKPAHLATSSMITMEVTVLAGGMLEDQQIRDLQLESNSLITLVRRSENVLIPKGDLVLRAGDIIYIRMNQKDAKITRNQLSLNN; from the coding sequence ATGTTTAAAAAAAGAATTAGACTCAATACATCAAAGCTGTCAGTAGTATTATATGGCACACTTATAGGTTTTTTAACAGGAATAGTTGTTAGTGTCTTCCGCTGGACAATTGAAAAATTGCTTCAATTTGTGCAAACGCTGTATCTCGATATTTCACATGGCAATATAGCGTTAATATTTTTAGTGATAACTGCTAATTTAATTTGTTTTTTAATTGTTTCATGGATGTTAAACAAAGAACCTAATATATCCGGTTCCGGCATTCCACAGGTTGAAGGTCTATTATTGGGTGAACTAAAAATAAACTGGTGGTCGACATTGTGGCGGAAATTTATATCAGGAATTTTGGCTATTGGTAGTGGTTTAATGCTGGGGCGGGAAGGTCCTTCAATTCAACTGGGTGCATCAATTGGTCAGGGTGTGGCATCATATAAACGTCTTAGTCATAATCAATCGAAAGGGCTTATAGCCAGTGGTGCCGCTGCAGGTTTATCATCTGCATTTAATGCACCTTTAGCCGGCGTTATGTTTGTATTGGAGGAAGTCTATCACAGTATTTCTCCCTTTGTCTGGGTTGGTGCATTGACAGGCGCAAGCGTTTCGGATTTTGTCTCTACGGTTTTGTTTGGCCAAACACCAGTTTTATCTATTGGACACTTAAGCGTTTTCCCGGTACAGTTATATGGTTTATTGTTGGTATTTGGTATTATATTAGGCTTATTTGGCTTTTTATATCAAAAATTTTTACTATTCAGCTTAAATTGTTACAGTAAAATTAGGGTTCCTAAATATTTATACGGTATCGTGCCGTTTATCTTGGTGATACCGATTGGAATTTTATGGCCAAATCTTTTAGGTGGGGGAAATAATTTAATTTTATCACTGAAAGAAGCACCTATGACAATGAAAATGATCATCGTAATTTTGTTAGTTCGATTTGTTTTCTCAATGATTAGTTACGGTTCCGGTCTGCCAGGGGGAATATTTTTACCTATTTTGACTCTAGGTGCACTAAGTGGCGCATTGATGGCTCATATATTTGTCTATTTACATCTCATGAGTGCAAATTATGCTTTAAACTTTATTGTGATCGGTATGGCAGGTTATTTCGCATGTATTGGTAAGGCACCATTTACTGCAATTATTCTTATCTTTGAGATGGTTGGGAGTGTGACCCACATTTTACCTTTAGCACTTGTAAGTTTAGTAGCCTACTTAGTAGTTGATCTATTAAATGGTGCACCAATATATGAATCTTTATTAGAACGTTTGTTGAAAAGAAAACCAGCGCATTTAGCGACGTCCTCCATGATAACTATGGAAGTCACTGTTCTTGCTGGTGGTATGCTAGAAGATCAACAAATAAGAGACTTACAACTGGAATCAAATAGTTTGATTACACTGGTCAGAAGATCTGAAAATGTACTGATTCCCAAAGGAGACTTAGTATTACGTGCTGGTGATATTATTTATATTAGAATGAACCAAAAAGATGCAAAAATTACTAGAAATCAACTATCACTTAACAACTAA